The nucleotide window CTCTGGTGCTGACCGGTGCCGCCTTGAGCTGGTCTGTCGGGTCCATCTACGCCATCAAGCTCCCTCGCCCCGGGTATCCCACGCTCTTCGTCTCCCAGCAGATGATTGTGGCCGGAGTGGTCCTCCTCGTCATTGCGGCCCTCACCGGTGAGTTCAACGGCTTTGCCCCCTCGGCCATCTCCTCGACCTCGGCCAGCGCATATCTCTATCTGGCGGTGTTCGGCTCGCTCATTTCCTACTCGGCCTACTTCTGGCTGATCCGGCACACCACGCCCGACCGTCTCGCCACGATTTCGTATGTGAACCCGCTGGTCGCGGTCATCCTCGGCTGGGCGCTCGCCGGCGAAGCATTGAGCCTGCGCATCCTGCTCGCCGCCGCCATCATCCTCTGCGCCGTCGGGCTCATCACCTCGACACGGATGCAGCCCCGCAGCTGAGGGCGGCTTGCGCCACGGGGGCGATGGTGCACCTTCGAGGGGCGGGGTAATGACCGTGCCGCACTTCTCGCGAGGACAACCCGATGCACTCTCCCCGACTGATCATCGAACTTCCCCCCTGGGTCGACGGGCTCGTCGACTGGCAGCGTCGATACACGCGGGCGGAGGACCGCATGTCGCTCGTCCTCGAGCTGGGGCACGAACAGGTTCGGCGGGCGACCGGCGGCCCGTTCGCTGCGGCGGTCTTTGAGCGCGACCTCGGACGGCTGGTGGCCGTCGGGGTGAACCTGGCCGTGCCGTCGCACAATTGCGCCCTGCACGCCGAAGTGGTCACGCTCATGATGGCGGGGGCCCGGCTGCACAGCCACTCGCTCGGCGCCGACGGGATGCCCCCGCACGAACTGGTCTCCTCGTGCGAACCCTGCGCAATGTGTCTCGGTGCCGTACTCTGGAGTGGCGTGACGTCCCTCGTGACAGGGGCCACCAAGGGTGACGCGGAAGCGATCGGCTATGACGAGGGCCCCGTGTTTCCAGAGAGCTACGCCTACCTCGAGCGGAAGGGGGTCACCGTGGTTCGCGAGGTGATGCGGGCGGAGGCACGCGGGCTCTTTGCCGCCTACCAGGCCGCCGGAGGAGAGATCTACTGATGCGAGAACTGCAGCGCCGCCGTTTGGGGCAGACGGACCTCGAAATTACGAGCCTGGGACTCGGCACCTGGGCGATCGGGGGCCCGTGGGCCTTCGGCTGGGGTCCCCAAGACGACACCGCATCGGTGGCGGCCATCCACCGGGCGGCCGAGCTCGGCATCAACTGGATCGACACCGCCGCCGTGTATGGGCTCGGTCACTCGGAGCGGGTCGTCGGCCGGGCGCTCGGCTCCCTTCCCCTCGCCGACCGCCCCCTCGTCTTCACCAAGTGCGGACTGGTGTGGGACGACGCGGACCGGTCGGCAGAGCCCTCGCGGGTTCTCCGTCCGGACTCGATTCGGCGGGAATGTGAGGCGTCGCTCGTACGATTGGGCATGGAGCGAATCGACCTCTACCAGTTTCACTGGCCGGACGAGACCGGGACGGCCGTGGAGGATTCCTGGGACGTGATGCTGCGGCTCATCGAGGAAGGCAAGGTCCGGTGGGGTGGGGTATGCAATTTCAACGTGGGACTGCTGGCCCGTTGCGCCGGGCGGGGGATGGTGGCCTCGCTCCAGCCGCCGTTGTCGCTCATTCGACGGAAGGTCGCCGCAGGTGAACTCCCCTGGTGCCAGGCGCATGGCGTCGGCGTGATTGCCTACAGCCCGATGCAGTCCGGGCTCCTGACCGATCGCTTCTCGGCTGAGCGGCTCGCCGCGCTTCCGCCGGGAGACTATCGGCGTCGCGGGTCGGAGTTCACACCGCCGCGGTTCGAGGCCAACCTTGCGCTGCGAGACGGCCTGCGCCCGATCGCGGCGCGCCTGGGTGTATCGGTGGGAGAGCTTGCGATCGCCTGGGTGCTCGCCTGGCCGGCAGTGACCGGTGCCATCGTCGGGGCGCGTTCGGCCGAGCAGGTGGACAGCTGGATCGGCGCGGCGGCACTGCGGCTGACCGGGGAGGATCTGGCGGAGATTGCGGAAGTGATTCGAGTCGCTGGTGCTGGGGAGGGACCGACGCGTCCGTAGCAGGTCATCGGCCATCACGAGGTGGCCGTGTCACTTCAGCGACATCAGCCAAGCCGCGGCTTCAGGCGCGACTTCGTGATCAGCCCTAGCGCCCGGGCGGGAAGATGGAGATCGCCGAGCCGACGGCCAGGTGCGTCGAGGCCGGTTGCCTTCCATTCAGCACCGCCCATTCGGGCCCGTACAACGCGGCATAATCCACGTCGAAATCGAGGGTGCGGACTCGTCGGAGCGCCCATTCAGGGTGCTCGATCCGGAGCACGTTCGGCTCGCCCCGCCGGCTTCGACCGTACGCCCAGCGTCGGCCCAGCAGATGATGGGCCGGCGCCTCGGCCGCGGCCGGCACCGAGGTCTGATCCGATGTCATGCGCAGGAAGTACTCCCGCTCCTTCCATTTCCAGCGGTGCTCGACGAGCAGTTCGTCGCCCATGCTGACCGTCCGGCTCTCGATCGGTGCGGCGCGAAATGGTTCGTTGAACCTGAGCCGTCCAACGGCTGCCGCGAGCGGGCTGGGCACCAGTTCGCGGATCGCGACGACGCCTTGGCGGTCCCCTTCCCGCACGTAGGTCCGAAAGTTGATTTCCGGGAAATCCACAAATCCGGGGATCCGACGGCCGCGAATCCTGGTGTCCAGAAAATCGAAGGCGATCAGCGAGACGAGCGCCCGCCCGTCGATCAGGTCCGCTTCCACGCCCGCGGGCAACCAGGGCTCGACCAGCGACGCGTCTACCGCATAGGTCAGGAGCACAAGATTACTCCAGCGCGCGGTGAGAGAGGGGCGCCGACGCTCGGGAAGTCCAGGCGGTGGGGATGTAGTCATAGGAGGTACCAATAGTATACTCCGGTGGAGGTCGGCGGGTGGAACTGCCGCCAAACCGTTGGTTGGATGGATGAGAACTCACCGCTTTCGGGGGGCACATCGTGTGAGCGGCCCTGGGATGATGTCGGTAGGTCGGCGGATGGGACGCTGGGTGTGGGGCGCGATTCGGCGCAGCCTCCGTCCGTCGGGACTCGTGCTCATCTACGACCCTCGCTACGTGGTGCAGCTCGGCTCGATCCCGATGGACCCGCTCCGCGCAGAAATGGTGCTGGCCTTCCTGACGGACGAGGGCATTATCCGGCGACGGGAGCTCCTCCGCCCGCACTCGGCGTCCATGAAGAACCTCCGGCGCGTCCATACCGACAAATACCTGGAGTCGCTGGAGCGCACGGACGTAGTGGAGCAGAT belongs to Gemmatimonadales bacterium and includes:
- a CDS encoding DUF2071 domain-containing protein, coding for MTTSPPPGLPERRRPSLTARWSNLVLLTYAVDASLVEPWLPAGVEADLIDGRALVSLIAFDFLDTRIRGRRIPGFVDFPEINFRTYVREGDRQGVVAIRELVPSPLAAAVGRLRFNEPFRAAPIESRTVSMGDELLVEHRWKWKEREYFLRMTSDQTSVPAAAEAPAHHLLGRRWAYGRSRRGEPNVLRIEHPEWALRRVRTLDFDVDYAALYGPEWAVLNGRQPASTHLAVGSAISIFPPGR
- a CDS encoding aldo/keto reductase → MRELQRRRLGQTDLEITSLGLGTWAIGGPWAFGWGPQDDTASVAAIHRAAELGINWIDTAAVYGLGHSERVVGRALGSLPLADRPLVFTKCGLVWDDADRSAEPSRVLRPDSIRRECEASLVRLGMERIDLYQFHWPDETGTAVEDSWDVMLRLIEEGKVRWGGVCNFNVGLLARCAGRGMVASLQPPLSLIRRKVAAGELPWCQAHGVGVIAYSPMQSGLLTDRFSAERLAALPPGDYRRRGSEFTPPRFEANLALRDGLRPIAARLGVSVGELAIAWVLAWPAVTGAIVGARSAEQVDSWIGAAALRLTGEDLAEIAEVIRVAGAGEGPTRP
- a CDS encoding nucleoside deaminase — encoded protein: MHSPRLIIELPPWVDGLVDWQRRYTRAEDRMSLVLELGHEQVRRATGGPFAAAVFERDLGRLVAVGVNLAVPSHNCALHAEVVTLMMAGARLHSHSLGADGMPPHELVSSCEPCAMCLGAVLWSGVTSLVTGATKGDAEAIGYDEGPVFPESYAYLERKGVTVVREVMRAEARGLFAAYQAAGGEIY